From Desulfonatronum sp. SC1, a single genomic window includes:
- a CDS encoding Txe/YoeB family addiction module toxin, which yields MRSRPRIAVYQPEFREDLRHWVKTERKTALRVLDLVEAVLRDPFQGIGKPEPLKHLASGLWSRRITQEHRLVYLVQDERIDFLQARYHY from the coding sequence TTGCGGAGTAGGCCGCGCATCGCCGTATACCAACCGGAATTTCGAGAAGACCTGCGCCATTGGGTCAAAACGGAGCGCAAGACCGCCCTGCGCGTCCTGGATCTCGTGGAAGCGGTCCTCCGCGACCCGTTCCAAGGCATCGGCAAACCCGAACCCCTCAAACATCTCGCCTCCGGTCTCTGGTCCAGGCGTATCACCCAGGAACACCGCCTCGTTTATCTGGTCCAAGATGAACGGATCGATTTTCTCCAGGCCAGGTATCATTACTGA
- a CDS encoding type II toxin-antitoxin system Phd/YefM family antitoxin — MLQTTYTNARANFSTLCDTVVEDREIVVITRRTGQDVALVAADELSSLMETAHLLRSPKNARRLLTALNRALDGEGEAGTLQKLKTEAGLAE; from the coding sequence ATGCTTCAAACCACGTACACTAATGCCAGGGCCAATTTCAGCACCCTCTGCGACACGGTTGTCGAGGACCGTGAAATCGTCGTCATCACCCGCCGTACAGGGCAAGATGTCGCCCTGGTCGCCGCGGACGAATTGTCCAGTCTGATGGAAACAGCCCACTTGCTGCGATCTCCCAAAAACGCCAGACGCTTGCTCACGGCCCTGAACCGCGCCCTGGACGGCGAAGGCGAGGCCGGTACGCTCCAGAAACTGAAAACCGAGGCCGGCCTTGCGGAGTAG